From the genome of Candidatus Hydrogenedentota bacterium:
AGGGGATGAGCAGGTTCGGCCCGCCGAGGGTCGGGAACGGGTTCGCGGGGTCGAACGGGAACGTCAGCGATGCTTCGGACTGCGCTGGGGCGGCGGCGAGGCTGCCGTCGGGGTGCAGGTAGAACGGCGTTTGCGTGGTCTCGAATGGCGGCCACGTATCGGCCGTGCGCCATTCGTTGCCGGGCGCGCCGGGGCTCGAATCGTCGCCCATCGTGTAGTAGTGGACCTTCGGCCAGTTGTCCAGCGCATGCGCGTCGCCCTTGAGATAGCAGGCGAAGAACGCCTCGCGCAATTCGCTGATCTTCAGGTCGAAGCGGTTTCGATTGTAGTGATATTCGGAGTCCTTGTTGTCGGCGCCGTGGCCGGACCATTTCATGACGAGGTAGTTCTTGCCGCGCGCGCCTTCGCCGCCGTTCTGCTCGCGCGCGAGGAAGGCGTCGATCGTGCCCTGGTTGAAGATGTCGTACCAGCCGCCGACGAACAGGCCGGGCGCGGTGACGTCGCCCGCCTTCGGCACGACGTTGTAGAAGGTCCAGAACTCGTCGTAGGCCGGGTGGGCCTTGTATACCGCGATCAGGTGCGGCTGCTTGATCGCCTTGAGCCAGCCCTCGATGAGGCACTTGCGGAACACGCCGCCGTTGTACACCACGTCGTGGTACATGCTCGACGGCCCGACTTCGAGGAACTGGGCGCGCAGGTCCGCCGTGGCGGGCGCGAGCAGCATCTGCGTGATGGCCAGGGCCGAGCCGCCCTGCGTGCCGATCACGCCGTTGCACCACGGTTGCGCCTTGATCCAGGCGACGGTGTCCGCGCCGTCGGTGAGGCCGGGCCGCCAGCCGTCCGCGTTGAAGACATAGGCCTCGCCCTCGCTCTGGCCCATGCCGCGCACGTCCTGGATGACCATGGCGTAGCCGTCGTTCAGCGTTTCTTCGATATTGCCGCCGCCGCGCCCGTAAGTGCTGCG
Proteins encoded in this window:
- a CDS encoding CocE/NonD family hydrolase, which encodes MMRREHRLVRIAYALLPVLFLTAVPAACTPYTPEFLMLPMSDGAKLATDVYKPAGEGPWPVILMRSTYGRGGGNIEETLNDGYAMVIQDVRGMGQSEGEAYVFNADGWRPGLTDGADTVAWIKAQPWCNGVIGTQGGSALAITQMLLAPATADLRAQFLEVGPSSMYHDVVYNGGVFRKCLIEGWLKAIKQPHLIAVYKAHPAYDEFWTFYNVVPKAGDVTAPGLFVGGWYDIFNQGTIDAFLAREQNGGEGARGKNYLVMKWSGHGADNKDSEYHYNRNRFDLKISELREAFFACYLKGDAHALDNWPKVHYYTMGDDSSPGAPGNEWRTADTWPPFETTQTPFYLHPDGSLAAAPAQSEASLTFPFDPANPFPTLGGPNLLIPFGPFDQRRIREGRTDLLLFATAPLEAPLEATGRVSVTLYVSTDAPDTDFTAKLLDICPEGDEREINILDGVVRVKHRDSLETAAPLLTGPDQVVQVSIDLWSTSWIFNTGHRIGLHISSSNYPRFEVNP